From the genome of Rhodobacteraceae bacterium Araon29, one region includes:
- a CDS encoding substrate-binding domain-containing protein produces MSNARITSAEVALRAGVSQSAVSRVFTPGASASPSTVERVKKAANELGYRPNSLARAMVSGKSRIIGLVVAYLENQFYPEALERLSNSLQEQGYHVLMFMAAQTAGDIDNVVEEILDYQVDGIIAASVALSSELSERCRAAGVPMVLFNRSQDVPTMSAVTSDNFAGGRKVAEFLIAGGHRKIGFCAGWEGASTQRDREAGFLAALQDAGAKLHCREVGNFKMEEAREATRRMFASDPPDAVFVANDHMAIAVMDTLRSELGLNVPDDVSVVGYDDVPAAAWPAFDLTTVRQSVNRMVAETVNILLGQIADASTQPRKVKIDGPLIVRGSARVPEGWKR; encoded by the coding sequence ATGAGCAATGCGCGGATCACATCGGCCGAGGTTGCCCTACGCGCAGGCGTGTCCCAATCAGCCGTAAGCCGTGTCTTTACCCCCGGTGCATCCGCGTCGCCGAGCACTGTAGAACGTGTCAAAAAAGCAGCGAACGAGCTTGGCTATAGGCCCAATTCACTGGCCCGCGCCATGGTATCCGGCAAAAGCCGGATCATCGGCTTGGTGGTGGCTTACCTTGAAAATCAATTTTATCCCGAAGCACTTGAGCGGCTTTCAAACAGTCTTCAGGAACAGGGTTATCACGTGCTGATGTTTATGGCAGCGCAGACCGCTGGTGATATTGACAACGTGGTTGAGGAAATCCTCGACTATCAGGTGGATGGCATAATTGCCGCTTCGGTTGCCCTATCATCCGAACTTTCCGAACGCTGCCGCGCCGCCGGCGTACCTATGGTGCTTTTCAACCGTTCACAAGATGTCCCCACAATGTCCGCCGTAACATCGGATAACTTTGCCGGCGGCCGCAAAGTGGCTGAATTTCTAATTGCAGGGGGTCACAGAAAGATCGGATTTTGTGCTGGCTGGGAAGGTGCGTCAACCCAGCGCGACCGCGAAGCCGGGTTCTTGGCCGCGCTTCAGGATGCAGGTGCCAAACTGCACTGCCGCGAAGTGGGCAATTTCAAGATGGAAGAGGCCCGTGAAGCCACGCGGCGGATGTTTGCCTCAGACCCGCCAGATGCAGTTTTCGTCGCCAATGACCACATGGCGATCGCGGTGATGGATACGCTTCGGTCTGAATTGGGTTTGAATGTACCCGATGATGTCTCGGTTGTGGGCTACGATGATGTGCCTGCCGCAGCGTGGCCAGCGTTTGATTTGACCACGGTGCGACAGTCGGTCAACCGAATGGTGGCAGAAACGGTTAATATCTTATTGGGTCAAATTGCGGATGCCAGCACGCAGCCGCGCAAGGTTAAAATTGACGGGCCGTTGATCGTTCGCGGATCGGCCCGGGTACCAGAAGGATGGAAAAGATGA
- a CDS encoding SDR family oxidoreductase — MSLPRTPSFDLSQKRALVTGASSGIGLACAAALAEYGAEVTLAARRGDLLKDLATKLAAEGRKAQVLELDVTDIEATAAAVAENGPFDILVNSAGLARHSKASETVAGDFDAVSNLNIRGAYFLTQAVAKGLLAAGLPGSLINISSQMAHVGGPERAVYCATKHAVEGFTKAFAIEWGKANIRVNTICPTFILTDLTKATFEQPDKRAWIENKIKLGRVGEVKDIMGAVVYLASDAAALVTGSALMIDGGWTAE; from the coding sequence ATGAGTTTGCCGCGCACGCCCTCGTTTGATTTATCACAAAAACGCGCTTTGGTGACGGGGGCTTCATCCGGCATAGGTTTGGCCTGCGCTGCGGCGCTTGCAGAATATGGCGCAGAGGTTACTCTTGCGGCACGGCGCGGTGACTTGCTCAAAGATCTTGCCACTAAGTTGGCAGCCGAGGGGCGCAAAGCGCAGGTGCTTGAACTTGATGTGACCGATATTGAAGCAACAGCGGCAGCAGTTGCCGAAAATGGACCTTTTGATATTTTGGTCAACTCTGCCGGTCTGGCACGTCATAGCAAAGCCAGTGAGACTGTAGCAGGCGATTTTGACGCCGTGTCAAACCTCAACATTCGCGGCGCGTATTTTTTAACCCAAGCGGTGGCCAAAGGATTGCTGGCAGCCGGGCTGCCGGGAAGCTTGATCAACATTTCAAGTCAAATGGCCCATGTGGGCGGGCCAGAACGCGCGGTATACTGCGCCACCAAACACGCGGTGGAAGGTTTTACCAAAGCGTTCGCCATCGAATGGGGCAAAGCCAATATCCGCGTCAACACCATATGCCCCACCTTCATCCTGACCGATCTGACAAAGGCGACTTTTGAGCAACCGGACAAACGGGCCTGGATTGAAAACAAGATCAAACTAGGCCGCGTGGGAGAAGTCAAAGATATCATGGGCGCAGTGGTCTACCTTGCCTCTGATGCCGCGGCTCTGGTCACCGGATCGGCCCTTATGATTGACGGCGGATGGACAGCAGAATGA
- a CDS encoding polyketide cyclase — translation MADFSEAPVRSALSELCSADVKIRMCHPFGEMSGPDAFYKTVYAPLLKAMPDLERRELIVLAGTTPQGEDWLGAMGNYMGTFLAPFLDIPPNAHLAHMRYHEFFRIANGKVTEIHLIWDIPELMMLANAWPMAPQLGAYLCTPGPMTGDGLTAYGDGTASLERIKDMESALCRYPENPDPKVMQLDKFWHPRFNWYGPAGIGTGRGIAGFRHWHQIPFLRAMPDRKVDPAGDRYAAEEMYDLLSHYIAEGDYVCETGWPNMRMKLTHDGWMGIAPAGTEITLRSLDFWRLEKGRIRENWVQIDVLNTFTQLGVDVLARMREFNKARSPDPLSLSEGLS, via the coding sequence ATGGCCGATTTTTCAGAGGCCCCTGTTCGCAGCGCTCTATCCGAACTTTGCTCGGCAGATGTCAAAATCCGCATGTGTCATCCGTTTGGCGAAATGTCTGGCCCAGACGCGTTTTATAAAACTGTCTATGCGCCCCTGCTGAAAGCCATGCCTGATCTTGAGCGGCGCGAGCTTATCGTTTTGGCTGGTACGACGCCGCAGGGCGAGGACTGGCTCGGCGCCATGGGCAATTATATGGGAACGTTTCTGGCCCCCTTCCTTGATATTCCGCCCAATGCGCATCTGGCCCATATGCGCTATCATGAGTTTTTTCGTATCGCCAATGGCAAGGTGACAGAGATTCACTTGATCTGGGATATTCCCGAATTGATGATGCTGGCCAATGCCTGGCCCATGGCACCACAACTTGGCGCCTATTTATGCACGCCAGGACCAATGACAGGTGATGGGCTGACGGCCTATGGGGACGGCACCGCAAGCCTTGAGCGCATCAAGGATATGGAGTCCGCGCTGTGCCGTTATCCAGAAAATCCAGACCCTAAAGTTATGCAACTTGATAAATTTTGGCATCCGCGCTTTAACTGGTATGGACCGGCTGGTATCGGCACAGGGCGCGGTATTGCCGGATTTCGACATTGGCATCAAATCCCCTTCTTGCGGGCTATGCCGGATAGAAAAGTAGACCCGGCCGGTGATCGGTATGCAGCAGAAGAGATGTACGATTTGTTATCTCATTATATTGCCGAAGGGGATTATGTTTGCGAAACGGGCTGGCCCAATATGCGGATGAAATTAACCCATGATGGGTGGATGGGCATTGCCCCCGCCGGCACCGAGATTACCTTGCGCAGCCTTGATTTCTGGCGGCTGGAAAAGGGCCGCATTCGAGAGAACTGGGTACAAATTGACGTCCTGAATACCTTTACCCAGCTTGGTGTAGACGTTTTGGCGCGTATGCGCGAGTTCAACAAAGCCAGATCGCCTGACCCCTTATCACTGAGTGAAGGTTTGTCATGA
- the hisD gene encoding histidinol dehydrogenase yields the protein MAIEILKQSKSDSEIAQEDAKVRSVVEATLEDVEARGDIAVRALSEKFDGYSPDSFHLSPSEIEAAIQKVSASDMQDIKFAQDQIRRFAQAQRASMQDIEVETLPGVILGHRNIPVQSVGCYVPGGKFPMVASAHMSVLTASVAGVPRIIASAPPVDGAPHPAIVAAMHLGGAHEIYVIGGIQAVAAMALGTETIDPVHMLVGPGNAFVAEAKRQLYGRVGIDLFAGPTETMVIADETVDAELCATDLLGQAEHGYNSPACLITNSRRLATETLAEVDRLLDILPTAETASVSWRDYGDVILCDTHEEMLKVANDMAYEHVQIMTDRDAWYLENMHSYGALFLGPRTNVANGDKVIGTNHTLPTKKAGRYTGGLWVGKFLKTHSYQRIDSDEAATKIGEYGSRLCMLEGFVGHAEQCNIRVRRYGGKNVAYGAAAE from the coding sequence ATGGCAATAGAAATTTTAAAGCAGTCTAAGTCCGACAGTGAAATAGCCCAAGAAGATGCAAAAGTGCGTAGCGTGGTAGAGGCTACACTTGAGGATGTAGAGGCACGCGGCGACATTGCGGTGCGGGCTCTTTCAGAAAAGTTTGATGGCTATAGCCCCGATAGTTTTCACTTGTCACCAAGCGAGATTGAGGCAGCGATACAAAAAGTATCAGCCAGCGACATGCAGGACATTAAATTTGCCCAGGATCAGATTCGCCGGTTTGCACAGGCCCAGCGGGCCAGCATGCAGGATATTGAGGTGGAAACACTGCCCGGCGTGATCCTTGGTCATCGTAATATTCCAGTGCAGTCGGTCGGTTGTTATGTTCCGGGCGGCAAATTTCCCATGGTGGCTTCGGCGCATATGTCGGTTTTAACCGCATCGGTGGCCGGCGTGCCGCGGATCATTGCATCAGCGCCGCCTGTGGACGGCGCCCCCCACCCCGCCATTGTGGCCGCAATGCATTTAGGCGGAGCGCATGAAATTTACGTCATAGGCGGCATCCAAGCCGTGGCCGCCATGGCTTTAGGCACTGAAACCATTGATCCGGTGCATATGCTTGTGGGGCCGGGCAATGCCTTTGTCGCCGAGGCAAAGCGACAGCTTTACGGACGCGTCGGGATCGACCTCTTCGCTGGTCCAACCGAGACCATGGTCATCGCGGATGAAACAGTTGATGCCGAGCTCTGCGCTACCGATCTGTTGGGACAGGCAGAACACGGCTATAACTCGCCCGCCTGCCTGATTACCAACTCACGCCGGCTTGCAACAGAAACACTGGCCGAAGTTGACCGCCTGCTGGATATATTGCCGACCGCAGAAACTGCCAGCGTAAGCTGGCGCGATTATGGCGATGTGATCCTGTGTGATACCCATGAGGAAATGCTCAAGGTGGCCAATGACATGGCTTATGAGCACGTACAGATCATGACGGATCGGGATGCATGGTATCTTGAAAATATGCACAGCTACGGGGCGCTGTTCCTTGGGCCGCGGACCAATGTGGCCAATGGCGATAAAGTTATTGGCACCAACCATACGCTTCCCACCAAAAAAGCTGGCCGCTATACGGGCGGTCTTTGGGTCGGCAAGTTTCTTAAAACCCATAGTTATCAAAGAATTGATAGCGATGAAGCTGCAACAAAAATTGGCGAATATGGCAGCCGGCTGTGTATGCTGGAAGGCTTTGTCGGTCATGCCGAGCAGTGTAATATTCGGGTGCGCAGGTATGGCGGCAAGAACGTGGCCTATGGAGCCGCCGCCGAATGA
- a CDS encoding polyketide cyclase: MIGSRPEQAVLSRGTDLSKTDETRAVIEGMVDGLNDHRIANIGEFFAQSFRWMGNAGCGTKNGLKEFQENWQKPFQAAFSDKVCIDEARVYMGEWAAAFGRQEAVHSGEFMGVAASGKKVEIRYMDFWKVENGKITDNWVMVDFPHVLAQLGHDVFNGEGWEAFDLGKRTPPQPGK, translated from the coding sequence ATGATCGGATCACGCCCAGAACAGGCCGTTCTGTCACGTGGCACGGACCTGTCAAAGACGGATGAAACCCGCGCTGTGATCGAGGGCATGGTCGATGGCCTTAACGACCACCGGATCGCAAATATTGGGGAATTCTTTGCCCAGAGCTTCCGCTGGATGGGCAATGCGGGCTGCGGCACCAAAAACGGCTTGAAAGAATTTCAGGAAAATTGGCAAAAGCCGTTCCAAGCGGCGTTTTCCGATAAGGTCTGCATTGATGAGGCCCGTGTCTACATGGGCGAGTGGGCGGCCGCTTTTGGCCGTCAGGAAGCCGTCCATTCGGGTGAATTTATGGGCGTTGCAGCAAGCGGGAAGAAAGTAGAAATCCGCTATATGGACTTCTGGAAAGTGGAAAACGGCAAGATAACCGATAATTGGGTCATGGTCGATTTTCCTCATGTTCTCGCACAGCTAGGGCATGATGTGTTTAACGGTGAGGGCTGGGAAGCGTTTGATCTCGGCAAACGAACACCCCCGCAACCGGGTAAGTAA